In Nilaparvata lugens isolate BPH chromosome 5, ASM1435652v1, whole genome shotgun sequence, the following proteins share a genomic window:
- the LOC111052970 gene encoding uncharacterized protein LOC111052970, protein MVIPDSPIQRLRPAATWAPRRAVLTTLSNNIRQRQAKRKLDFEEGEVSGEEDSVLPQSKKRMLDEDSSLVPLIKEAELGFVELINKPLPKPWVPLRELEEDQPYRIVSAREHTNQHGRRIILKIINAGSKCEVYLPQRFASCIDAGKIREFNETCKNYVLVVTHKCPNWTDIKIVKA, encoded by the exons ATGGTGATTCCGGACAGCCCCATCCAACGCTTGCGTCCAGCAGCTACGTGGGCTCCGCGGCGTGCTGTGTTGACAACGCTGTCGAACAACATCAGGCAGAGGCAGGCGAAGAGGAAACTCGACTTCGAGGAGGGTGAAGTCAGCGGCGAAGAGGATAGCGTGCTCcctcaatcaaag aaacgtatGCTGGATGAGGACTCCTCTCTCGTACCCTTAATAAAGGAGGCTGAATTGGGGTTTGTAGAACTCATTAACAAACCACTACCCAAGCCATGGGTCCCCTTGCGCGAGTTAGAGGAGGATCAACCATACCGCATCGTGTCCGCGAGGGAGCACACGAACCAGCATGGCCGacgcataattttgaaaataatcaatgcaggaagcaaatgcgAGGTGTATCTACCTcaaagatttgcttcctgcattgatgCGGGAAAAATTCGGGAATTCAATGAAACGTGTAAAAATTATGTGTTAGTAGTTACGCATAAGTGCCCAAATtggacagatataaaaattgttaaagcttaa